The Lampris incognitus isolate fLamInc1 chromosome 17, fLamInc1.hap2, whole genome shotgun sequence genome contains a region encoding:
- the slc16a3b gene encoding monocarboxylate transporter 4 encodes MGGVAVDDGPTGVKAPDGGWGWAVLAGGFVITGFSYAFPKAVSVFFKELIREFGVGYSDTAWISSILLAMLYGTGPLCSVMVNRFGCRPVMMVGGLFASLGMILASFATSIIHIYLSTGVITGLGLALNFQPSLIMLNRYFSEKRPLANGLAAAGSPVALCCLSPLGQVLQYHFGWRGGFLILGGILLNCCVCGALMRPLLPPKKLLEPEVNAVRAVEEKKPQPKKKLLDFTVFRDRGFLVYTIAASIMVLGLFVPPVFVVSYAKELGYEDTKSALLLTILGFIDIFARPTCGLIAGLKWVRPHCVYLFSFSMLFNGCTDLIGSQATDYTGLVVFCIFFGISYGMVGALQFEVLMAIVGTEKFSSAIGLVLLMEAMAVLVGPPGAGRLLDATHNYMYVFLLAGSEVVLSAIVITLGNLLCMKKKQHEPEAGLEMAINSAEREGLNCGQQGEELLESEEEPKGEGNDEGKHTENGALKERLEEPANTAKDAAEAIEEECPNTSL; translated from the exons ATGGGAGGAGTGGCTGTGGACGATGGGCCTACTGGGGTGAAAGCCCCGGACGGAGGGTGGGGCTGGGCGGTGTTGGCAGGCGGTTTCGTCATCACAGGCTTCTCCTACgcctttcccaaggctgtcagcgTCTTCTTTAAGGAGCTGATCAGAGAGTTTGGTGTGGGCTACAGTGACACTGCCTGGATCTCATCAATACTGCTCGCTATGCTGTATGGCACAG GTCCCCTGTGCAGCGTGATGGTGAACAGGTTTGGCTGTCGGCCGGTAATGATGGTCGGAGGCCTGTTTGCTTCCCTGGGAATGATTCTGGCTTCCTTTGCCACCAGTATTATACACATCTACTTATCCACTGGAGTTATTACAG GTCTGGGTCTGGCGCTGAACTTCCAGCCCTCTCTAATAATGCTAAACCGATACTTCAGTGAGAAGCGTCCGCTGGCTAATGGCCTGGCAGCTGCAGGCAGCCCTGTAGCCTTGTGTTGCCTCTCCCCACTAGGCCAGGTTCTCCAGTACCACTTTGGCTGGAGGGGAGGCTTCCTCATCTTGGGGGGCATTCTGCTCAACTGCTGTGTCTGCGGGGCCCTCATGAGGCCCCTGTTGCCCCCCAAAaagctcctggaaccagaggTGAACGCTGTCAGAGCTGTGGAGGAGAAAAAGCCCCAACCCAAGAAGAAGTTGCTGGATTTCACCGTATTCAGAGACAGAGGGTTTCTCGTTTACACCATTGCAGCATCTATCATGGTGCTGGGGTTGTTTGTGCCACCTGTGTTTGTGGTGAGCTATGCAAAGGAGCTGGGTTATGAGGACACTAAGTCAGCGTTGTTGCTGACCATCCTGGGATTCATAGACATCTTTGCTCGGCCCACGTGTGGTTTGATAGCAGGGTTGAAGTGGGTGCGGCCTCACTGCGTCTATCTGTTCAGCTTTTCCATGCTCTTCAATGGATGCACTGACCTCATAGGCTCCCAG GCGACCGACTACACAGGGTTAGTAGTGTTCTGTATCTTCTTTGGTATCTCCTATGGCATGGTGGGAGCGCTGCAGTTTGAGGTACTAATGGCTATCGTAGGAACAGAGAAGTTCTCCAGCGCCATTGGACTTGTACTGCTGATGGAGGCCATGGCTGTACTAGTGGGACCTCCAGGAGCAG GTCGTCTGTTGGACGCCACCCATAACTACATGTACGTGTTCCTGCTGGCAGGAAGTGAAGTCGTGCTGTCAGCCATTGTCATCACCCTTGGCAACTTGCTATGCATGAAAAAGAAACAGCATGAGCCTGAGGCCGGTCTGGAGATGGCGATAAACTCTGCTGAAAGGGAAGGGCTGAACTGCGGACAGCAGGGCGAGGAGCTCCTGGAAAGTGAAGAGGAGCCAAAGGGAGAGGGAAACGACGAGGGAAAACACACGGAGAATGGGGCCCTGAAAGAAAGGCTGGAAGAGCCGGCGAACACAGCAAAGGACGCAGCGGAGGCGATTGAGGAGGAGTGCCCCAACACATCTCTATGA